From the genome of Liolophura sinensis isolate JHLJ2023 chromosome 5, CUHK_Ljap_v2, whole genome shotgun sequence:
TTGTTGCTTTTAATTGTAGCAGTACATATATTACCtcgctgtttttatttttgcttgaGTTGAGGACAGAGGTCCGCTTTGTTGAAACACTGGTtattgtatgttgttgttgttgatgtgtTGTCAGAAGGCGGAGAGGCCAGAGTCCAGTCAAAAGATGAGAAGAGACAGATCACCAAGTCGTGAAGAGGTACGAAGATCACCAGTTTAACTGCTCTGTAGATATTTACACTATGTGTTTGTCACCTGCATAGGTGCTGgcaatatggctgcaatatttgGCGAAATAGTTACGTTAAGCTATATTCATTCATATTCTCTTGTAATACAATGACATGCACTGAAACATGCAGAAGTTTTCAACACTCCAACACAaatgtgacataaaaaaaaGCCTTGTGTGCCCCTCCATgttaagaaaagtaaatattaaGAGTTAATGGTTTTTGTCAGTTAGTGTTGTCTTCCACGTGCGTAAAATTCATTGTTGTGAAATGTACGTCTCTGTGAAATACGTTGTTTTTGATATGGATGTATTTTTAGCTGGCCGGTACTAAGTACTGGCATGGCTAATGTTGTACCCCGGGCGTCAACATCTGCATCCACTAACATTATTATTAAGACCAccgttttatttctttttttgattggtgtttaatgccgtagtcaagaatatttcacttatacaaggacagccagcattatggtgggtgaaaacccaacagagccctgggaaacccacaacgaCCCGTACGTTGgtgcagaccctcccacgtacatctatggccagagaagaagatagcatgagctggacttgaagcgATCGTATTGGTTAGAGGCTTGTGAGTCATTGTGCCACACTggtatgctaaccacctcaacCACGAAAGCCCTGTAAATGTTAgtggtggtatcttaaaaagtacacATGGAAAGCACAACAGTGCAAAGGGGATGTTCATCTTGATGCCCTGCATGCATATTAATTAGGGTAAATTGCGAAATTCATTACTTAGcctcttgtgtattttttatcagTATGTAATGAACTCGgatttgcatacatgtgtatacaagcAGAATAACATGAGGTGGATGTTTCATTGTTGACCCTCTTCGTTTgtgttaattaccataaattaccaaattcttGACCTTCATGTCTCGTTTGTGTTTTAGAATCCTTGTTACAGTAAATATTCTGTTCTGTAGTTTCTGtactgagctgaagttttgcattcacgTGTCTTCTGCTCTAAACTCCAGCCAGTAGGGATAAATACAGACTTTTGAACTCGTGTTCATCCAAACATTTTGCCATGTGTATGATTACTTGTAACATCGCAAGCCTTTTTGTGAGTTATCACTACTGTACAACAATCCCAAGCATTTTAACAGAAGTGTTATTGATCTGTAGGCCTGCTCCCCCTACCCCTACAATAGAACTACCCCAACTGAGGGGCTTTTTGGTGACTCCAAATCTTTGGACAAGTCCTACTGGATACAGCGAGTGGGACAGGTAGGCTTGCCAGGCAGAGTCAATTTTGCTGAAGTGCTCAGTAGAtttccatgtcatttgctgaaTGCATGAAGCATTGCTAAGTAGACCGCTTTGATTtgctattttattattttaattaattattgaaTGTTCATTTGTGGCTTGTTGTATGGTTACTTTAGTCCTGTCCCATTGGCTAATTTATGTTtcttattataatttatatatttgaatattcATTCATTGCATGTTGCATGCATGGCGTATTTTAATCCTGTCCACTtggctatacatatataacatttttttttttttttggctgataatGAGTTTTATCACTGAAGGCTGCCTGTTGCAGTTGTATAGAAGTATTCGTTAAATGTGTAGTATAATTGATGAATCGTTGCTGCTTTTGTGTTGTGTGTGATGTGTATTAGCATTATTGTTCTGGCTTGACTGTACATTTAGTATTCTCAAGCCATTAATTGTGTGTCagtaatgtctttttttttgggcCTTTATGTTGATTGGAAAGCTTTACACCAGGTGTATGTAATTCAGTAAAATCAGCTGATCAAATTTGTAGATAcaaattttgatacatgtaaaggAAAGTGtgatgtactacatgtagattgtaaGGAGACGCTCTGCTGAAAACTGCATGATGCTGTTTGATGTGAACAAGTGTGCTGTTAGGCGACTGGTTATTCATGGTTGTTGATGTCTTATTCATGTGTAAGCCTCTATTTTGAAGGGATTGAAAGAATGGAATTGATTTGAGCGAACTTGTGGGAggagtcaaaagttaaataatttCCTTGTTGtggaatatttgaaaaaaaaaaaattttgaacagtTTGAATCACAAACAAAATCAGGCTGAAATCACGTCTGTCAGGAAGCTTGGAAACCATTAGtttcttttaaacatgtatttgtatttcacTGTTTGTGTTTAGCtctctgtgtgtatgtgtaatgaCACAATTAAGTGATTTGGATCAGGTGTCTGTTTTCAGAAACAGCCGCAACGTGCGTCTGATGTAATATCCTGGGCAAAATGTAGTGACGGGATAGGTCACCGTGGTAACTTTGATTGATGTAGCGTTGCGGCACCTTTGTGAGATGGGAACAAGAATATTTGAGCTGGAAGTGTACATGTTACAGGTTACAAGTGTAACCTGGTGAATAGTGCCAATCAAGTTAATATCTCAGATTGAGGATGTTTCTCATGACCACAGTAGCACCAAATTACTTCCCTTGAGGTTATTCTACCGTTTAGAAGGTGCATTTTGAGGAGTGAACTGTGATTAGGTGAGACCTAAGAAAATTAAATACAGTAGACAGCCTCAGCTAACTCCTCTTtgtaagctgaaaaacatggacTTAGTTGACGATCTCAACATGTCATCCACTCTCAGAAGCAGGTAGCATGTTTCTATACATTCTGATGGTTAGAAAATATATGTCACTATCCTGATGAGGTCTTACTCCTCATAATTCACACCTCAAAAACTTATGTCATAGTCGCTGATGTtgatcaagggaggtaattcagagcaggcctattgtgtcataaaggtgaaatattgttactTCATTTTAAATAATACTCTTGTCTGTTTATCTCATTATGGAGGTAAAATGATACCACACAACTGGGTTTCAGGAAAGACACTTGATGGTTGGATATGTTGAATATGCAAATTTATATAGAGAAATACGTTCTTCATCATCTTGCAGAGAGATTGTGCTAACAGctgtttttatctgttttgtCTCTTACAGTTATCTCTACAGTTGCAACAGAGTAGTGAATATTGGGCAGATAAAGTTCGTGAGATGTCACACCAGCTGGAGCAGGTGCGCAACTCCATCCCATCCTCACCTACGCTCtctaggtcaaggtcaaggtcacccAAGGCTCGCTCTCCAAAATCTAGAATCCGCATCGCATAGACCAAACTTTTATTGACGTAACTTTGTGTGAATGTGCGAATGTGCTATACAATCATTTTGCGTCCGTATCTGTTGCCTAGGGGACAGATTTTGTTTCAGCCGTccagaagttttatttttatgaaactttccGTCCATTTACAGACCTTTATCAGATTTTGCAAAGCTCTTATTGTTCAGGAGGACTGATATGAATTTCAACAAAAGaatttctccttaaggaaagcCACTGTGATTCAGACACACTTTGTCACTTTTACAGAACATTAAATTGATGTAGACAACATTGTGAGGTCTTTTCTTTCATACCGTTTAATTTATATTCATAAATTATGGACCAATGACAGTTCTTTGCATATTGATTATCTGATAATGACTGACTGTGCTGTACCAAGGAGATGTTAGAAATCATCAGTGAAGTGGAATTACTTGAAATGACTAGTTACAGGCAGATGTATTCTTAGTTCAGCTTGTAATTTAGGTTACCATTTATTCTCATGAATAAATGACCAGTTGCCTCATTGAGAACTGGTTTTCTCTATAAGTCTAATAGTGCCTGATGTGATGAACTTGGCAGGGTGGTAATTCGTGTGGTGTTACACCAAGCTTTCTGTGATTTAACCTTATTTTACTGTCATATAGGACAGAGAACAATGgagaattttttaaattctatatataatttattagtgtttttttttctttttaaataacatACAAGTTTTCAGTGTACTCTTTGTCTTCACTAGTGTATGTAAAGATcatctttatttatatgtaatgtAGACAGAATGTTTTAACAAGAAGATtattatacataaacatgtatatttgcctCCTGGAATAAATATTACATCCATTAATCTGAAGACTTGCACCTTCTTTATGCAGCCAGGAAATCTCCTGATATTTGAATAGGACATCATTTGCACATTAGAGAAACCTATCCCATGAACTCTTTTGGCATAAAAAGTATTGGTGGATACAAATTCTATACACTATAGGCTGAGCCAAGCTGTACCTGATACAGTGGCTGTAACATGTACTTTTTCCTattcatgtaataaaacatgGCTATACTGGTTCCCATTATGATGTGAGAATGGCCACTAGTTTCCTTTATTATGTGAGGCCAGCCACTGGTTTACTTAACCACAGATACATCTGTATGTGGTTACATCCAATGGTTTGATACATCATGTCAGGATGGTCACTGGTTTCCTTTATTATGAGAGAACAGCATCTggtttactttatttatatgtaatggCAACGACTGGTTTCTATTATGTTAGGCTAGCCACTGGTTTCCCTTATGTTAGACCAGCCATTGgtttactttatatataaaaagacaTCCACTGGTTCCTTCATTATGTGAGAGCAGTGAGTGTTTTACTTTGTTTGTGAGGACCGCCACCGGTTTCCTTTATCGTGAGGACAGCCACTGGACAGGTTTCCTTTATTATTAAAGGACAGCCACTGGTTTCCATTATTATTTGAGGTCAGCCACTAGACATTTCCtttatcatgtgaggagagcCATTGGACAGGTATCCTTTATTGTGTGGGGACATCCACTGGCCAGGTTTCCTTTATCATGTGAGGACAGCCAATAGACAGGTTTCTTTTATTATGTGAGGACAGCCATGGGTTTCCGTTATTATGTGAGGACAGCCACTGGACACATTTCCTTTATTGTGTGAGGACATCCACGGGACAGATTTCCTTTCTTATGCGAGGACAGCTATTGGACAGATATCCTTTATTATGTATGGACTTCCACgggaaatgttttctttattatgtgAGGATAGCCACTGGACAAGTTTCCTTTATTATGTGAGGACAGATGCTGGTTTCTTTTATTGTGTGAGGACAGATGCCGGTTTCCTTTATAATGTGAAGATAACCACTGGTTTCCTTTGTCACGAAAGGGCAACCACTGGGCAGATTTCCTTCATTATGTGAGGACATCCACTGGACAGGCTTCCTTTATGTGAGGACAGCCACTGGTTTCCTTTATCATGTGAGGACAGCTGTTGGTTTCCTTTATTATGTGTAGGCAGCCACTGGTTTCCTTTATTATGTGAAGACAGCCACTGGTTTCCTATATTATATGAGAACTGTCATTGGTTTCCTTTATTGTGCAAAGATAGCCACTGGTTTCCATTATATCTTGAGTGTACAACTTCAAACATGGTAACAGTGGTGTCCATTGGCAAAAGGCACACTGACCAATGCCTGTGAGTGGATGGGTGTGTGTTACAAAGAAATGTATGTCGAAAGAACAACAGTCAAATTGAGTATATCTGAGACTATAGTTCGTTTCTGTTTGAGATGAAGTCAAGCTGGTTGACCAAAGTTCTTGGCACTGTCACAAACTCGGCATGACCAGTGTGCCTGATCTGTGTCAAGTCAGAAGCATTAACCAAGGATCGCATGTGAGCATTAAACGCCAGTTAGTGTCAAGCCTTTGGGAACTTGTGGTTCAGCAGGTAGTTACAATGTTGGCTATATTGCTTCGATCATCAGGCACCTGATCAAAGACTAGgatatgtctttatttatttatttagttagttgattggtgttttacgccgtactcaagaatatttcacttatacgacggcggccagcattatggtgggtggaaaccgggcacaggccaggaggaaacccacgaccatccacaggctgctggctgaccttcccacttactgccggagaggaagccataatgagctggacttgaactcacagtgaccgcattggtgagaggctactggatcattacgctgcgctagcgccctaaccgactgagccacggaggccccacgatATGTCTTTAAATCCAGCTGTTGTTGGACCGTACTGAATATATCTtgcaacaaataataataaaactaaaaGCTGCcatatttaagtgaaaaatggCTTTactgagtatggctttaaatgatcaaataagtggaaaattttGAACTAAGTATGATTACggtatttaaataaatacaggaggCCAACAATACAGCGGCACCCGTAAACCTTAAATATTACTAGATGGATCCAGATGATGTGGCTACAAAAAGGTTTTCTATGGTGAAAACAGAACATGTTAAACAAGGGGCTGAAGAGCTACTCCCTATCGACATGTTCTCctccaaaatttaatttttttaaagaggTTCCGCATGCAGGGTGATCATGCGTGTGACTTGTGAGGTAGACACAAGCCTGCATCTGAGACTTAACATTTGTAACCcaaattatcttttttttttaaaggtaaaTTGTACTGTAAAACTAACCAACTGTGTAcgaaaaaaatcgaaaaaaaaaagtatatatttacaatGAAATACAGCCACCCCCTATTCCTATGTTGATTTTCCGCTCCAGGTTTGGTAGGGTGCATTTCATGGTAGACTGCCATAACGTTAAACAGAAGTACGTGGCAGTCGCGGGGTAAAGGCCCACGGCTGACGTCCGCAGATCAACACAGCTGCTCAGTGTTTTGCTTCGACTGGCAGGGAAACTTTTTAGGGACAATATGCCGGTAAATATACAAGTCCTATCATTTTACAAAGTACTTAGAAAGTTAATTTTCTCAATTGTAGTTGTAGTCAACATTTGGAACGAATCAAACGGCCGATTTTCGATAAGCAAGAACGTTTGATTACGTTATGATAGAacgccgttgttgttgtttagctGTGCTGTGTTTGGCAGTTTGTGACAAAGTGACATCTCATTGCTGGAGTCTTTCAAATCTGTGTTTTTCACTAATTGCCCCTGTGAAGCAGTGACTTAGTCGAAGTGGTATCTGTCTCTTTGGTACATTAGTAGAGCTTTGGCGACTAGTCTGATGATCAGTTCCATAGGTAGCCGCAACTTCTCCGACAGTTACTTAGCCCAAAGCTAGGCGTTACCGTAACGCCCATCTTCGGTCATATAAacttccacgcggacaatttcactaaaaaaagaaaaataaataactggcTCGAACCCTACCGTATGTTTGCTATCTATGGATTCCATACAACGcatgaaatgtaatatgtcaaagccagtattggtaaaccatctttcaacagtaatccatcTTTGAACAGCAATCCAGGCGTTTCAGCTTTCGAAttggacaactcaaatcaacatctgtcatgtttggaatttttttttttcaatttcggGCCCGGTGATGGGCCGTGAAAATgttatcctacccaacattctctttaaaAATTGCAAgtcctgtaaacagaatgttgggtggcATAAAATCTTTGCGGCCCATCACTCTGCCCGAGGCACTGGTCAGGGTAgcttagttggtagagcgtccacttcgggggCAGTAGATTCAGGGCCAATCcagggttgggtcacacctaaacttcctcgcttggcgttcagcatgaagggggtaaTGCAATGACTGgctgacccctatcagtataatggctcgagcagggtggcttacttgccttcggtaagtggtgtgagtgaagcaacactagataaaagagcgatggaaatccatcctgcaacaaggaggcacattacatgcactctaaggactctttcgttgtcatgtgactgaaaaattggtaagtatggcattaaaccctaagcactcagtcactcacttaCCTTGTCGCTTCTGCAGTGAGTGCATCCTGTACAGTGAATGGAAGTTGATTTGTGTAAGTGACAATATGATGGCCAGTGACCTGTTGAGGTGAGTGAGTGGCAGGTATTCCGTTCCTAGTGAGGTACAGCGGCAGTGTGCTGAAAATATGATTAGGTGGCAGGCTTGTTTCTGCTTCATGCAGAGTGCAGTTGTAGCGAAGCCTGGCCTAAATTGAAGGCTTCAGGGACAAACTTTCCTCTTTGAGCAACTATGGTACGTACATTAGTTTAGTAGCCGTCAGAGAAGTTGCGGCTATACAGTTGGCTACGATCGTAAATTAATGTATAACTTCAGTTCCAAAAGAAACaaggtaaaaatattaaaatgatatgcaGGAAATCCTGTGGAAGAGAGCTAACTTTATGGCTCAAGGATTTACTCTTAGTAACAATGTTCAGCTCCTAGTACAACTCATGAGGCTTCAAGCACAAAATCTTTGGCAAATATTCCTGGTGTGACATAATAATATTTCTTATGTGATTTTCAATCAGTCATATGGCAGTGAGAAAGGCAATTTTGCTGGTGTAATGTCAAGAGAGTTAGAGAGTACAGTATCATTGTTGGATGCGGCTGCTAAGAGCAACATTGCACAGACCCGTACATTCCATCCCCGTAACACAGACCCGTAACAACCATACTTAAAATTTTGCAATAATCCTCACCCTGTCTTGTCCCAACCTTTGTGAACATACAAGACTCCTGAAGTACTGATGTGGCTTGTGAAAGTATTCAAGATATTGCCCCCAGTGCTCTAAATCTGGCCCATGACAGAAGGCAAGAAGTCACCATTCTCTGCGTCACCTACATGTGCAGTGtgcactataaaataaaatgtctagATTTTATGTTGTAATGACGTTGTAATAACACATTGTAATGGCATCACAATTCATTCTACTGATACATTATTTtagttttgtatttgtattttagcCCAAGCAGGCTACCAAAGGACAGAAACAGATTGCAGAAGAGAACAAATCCACCTTAAACTTTTATCAGTATGTAACAATAGGAGTAAATGTAagtataattttgaaatttaaaaaattgtgtTAATATTTCTGTTGCTTTGTGTATTAGGCTGCTTTGTGTCATTAATGTGTAGGGCTGTGTGCATCAGTAAgacttttctttttatatttagaGTGAActaacacttttgtttttgcaatatttcacgAGATAATGCTGGGATTTTTGTCAGTATAGCACCAAGGGATAGCCAAGATCAAAACGCTACACCAATGTACATTCCAGCCTCCAAAACCAAAGTGTTGTCGATTTCAAGCCTATTCACCATTTTGACCCGTCAGACAGGTGTGGCCCTATCTGTAATATTCAGTGATCTGTAAGGTCTTCCCTGGCACCCCTCAGGTGTACAAAAGACCAGCTGTACAGCACAAGTTCTGTTAAAAGGCATGATTCCTGAGAGACCACAAAACCAACGCGAGCGCCTCATCGACAGGCTCAATGCTGGCAAGACCCTTAGAGTTGTCACTGAAGCCGTTAATGTTAGTGTGTCAACAAAAGGTCTCAGAAGAGGTCATGAGGAATTCAGCACGACAGCGTCTTGCCTGCATGCCTGCTGACCATGTGTAACGACCCCTGACCAAAACAGCCATATTCTTCTCCACCTCTTGGACCGCTTCAGGCCACCCACTACCACAGCTAGTGAAACAGCTGGGCTCCATAATAACTGGATTTCCACTCAGATGTTTTGGAATCGCCATAGAGAAGCGAATTTGCAAGCCCGTAGACCACTCCAGGCTATAGACCTTACCCATGCACAACTCCAGAGTTGGTGCGACTGTGTTAACATTCATGTTCGTTGGCCTTTAGCACAATGGCAGCATGTTATGTTTTCAGCTACATAGAGGTGATGGGAGGCAGCGCATTTGGCGGCGGGTCAGTGAGTGCTATGCCAATGCCACTGCCAATAACTCATGGCCATGGCACTCAGCTTCATTTCATCAATGGTAACTTGCATGTGATAAGGTACCGTGATGAAATTCTGCATCCAATAGTCATTCCATTTGTCCGGCGCTGTGGGGTAACATTTCAGCATGACAATGCCTGTTCCCATGTTGCTGTTGTATGCAGAGCATTGTTGAAGTGCtgtgaacacctgtgggatgtCCTTGACTGGCGTGGTCATCAGTGACTCCCTGGTCCATTTCCGGGTAACATTGCGAAGTTGTGTTTGGCCATCACACAGGAGTGGGAAATCATTCTGCAAGTCTCAGTGGGAAATGCATAAAACACCTTTCAGCCTGTATCAAGATTGTCCAAAGCTCAAAAGCTCcaaaactcatttgttctttcctttattatgtcgaccggccccaatagcacagttggtagagcgtcggcttcaggagcagtagatccagggtcaatcctgggttgggccacacctaagacctgGCATTTAGCATGAAGGGAACAGTGCAACGaatggttggcccgtatcagtgtaatggctcggacggggcgccttacttgccttcggtaaggcgtctcattgaagcaacactagataaaagagtggtggaaatctttcctgcaacaaggaggcacatcacatgcgcTCTAAgtattccttcattgtcatatgactgaaaaattgttaagtatggcgttaacccccaagcactcactcactcctttatTACGTCAAAATTATCAGTGTACGTGTACgaacaaaacatacatgaagtgcacacgcactgcaacgtcattCAAGAAAACGATGCCTTCTACTGTCATTTGaaccttctgtgtagcttgtcctcGAGTCTCCAATTGACCCTCTCAACAGGTCTCTGCGTCAAGCATGTGTAGCAGTGCAGCAGGCCAACGGCGGGCATACTCGGTACTGAAGTGTGAGTTACCCAAACTGACCCCACCCTTGTTCCCTAACCTGCCTTAGCGTTACCATTACCATCTGTTGTCCGTTTCCATCAGTTGTCCGTTTCCATCAGTTATGGAAATATATTGCTAAGAGTCCATTTTATGCCCCTTGAAAAAAGCCGTTGAAAGGAATTTCATAACAgggttaattttatcaaaataatgggCGTTTCATTTATAtctttgttcagtttatttctatatattttatattttgttatctGGTTTATCTGGTAGGTGTGCAGATAGTGTGGTATTATGTGTTCATGTTAttacttgttatttatttgatatcaaAAATATCACAGGTACttgtatttgatgacaaatgttatatatcttttttttttgttggaatgTACGTTTACTTGTGTTTTGGTATTTAGTGTAGTTAACTTCTAACTATAGCAATACTATGCTAGATGCTTagaggtttacatgtatataaaatacactatgtattttttgtcaattgtattttttctttgtttcaggtAATTTATTTTTCCTTGCAGATTTTGATCTATTGGAGAAGTTTCACAACAACACAGATGGTAAGCATGTTTCAGTTTTAACAATCAGAGAGAAAGCTTATTTGTGTTGACAAATCTGTTTCTGCTCCAGCATATCTAAAGTTGAAATGAAGTCCCATTTCAGGCCACTAATATAATTGGGCAAGTGAGGTTCTAATTACATTTAATCTTTCGAGATTTAggattattttgtgattttaatataaatgatcAGGGATGTATCCTGCGGCCTCAGGGTCACACACAGgcattttaattttcaaaaaaaaaaagggaagaaaaaaacacaaattaagaGGCGATCAAAATATTGCTGACTCCTCAATGAATATCCCGATTTGTATACTGTTAGATGCACATTACATCaacaatttctttattttagcCCTAATATTTGTACTCACATGGGTGCCTAGATGAAAAATCAATTTCTGACTGATGTCAGAAATTGAAATACGATcataaagcttattttttggctttagaaattaaaattttgtccacctaaTCAGTATTAGCTAAATACGAAAGTGTCCAAATTTCtactttcagcaccaaaaactaagcattctGAAAAggtttcaaaaattttactgaagtcagaaatggcttggTTGACTTGGCCCCTGTGTTACACCCTTGGCCTATTCGCAGTAGGTTTACCTGAGTGTAACTACACTGTACCATAGCAATATATTGCCTGTTGGAGTTGTTATTCCGGTATTTACAAGGACTTCGCAAGCATGGTGTTtctttcagtgaggcagcaataaaaaaaaaaaatacaatatagtATTGAGACTGTCTTTCTACAAGGGACAGTGTTGAGAGTGTCATTAAACCCATGCATTCAAAAAAGCtttgaaagaatttttttttctgattctgaaatCATGCTGATATTTAAATCTCTTTTCTTTCAGCTTTTGGCAGCCCTAGCAATGTCTATATGTTTTGGATGTTATCAGTTTATGGCTAATATGGCAAAGCCAACATATGGATCCTCGGGAAATTTGCTTGATGGTGGTATAGATCTCAACATGGACTCTGGCATGGCGGAGtatgtatttacacatattcGAACACTGGACTTTACAAGAAATTATTATTTTGCCACTTCTGTTGTGTGCTTTATATCGTGTACATATTGAGTGCTGGGGCAGGTTGTTCAGGAGTGTATTAACAGTtaaaccaggcttaaatctCGAAGACTAATGGCACTTTATTCCAGACTAAAGTTAGTACAGGGTTTAAATgctgatacacttttgaacaactgggccctgaatgtgacaaaaaatctgaattatACCTTAAGTAAGGGAGCTGCGAAgtgttttggaaatgttggtgTGGCCACTCTAAATGGACGAGGCTCTTCATATTTGTCCCTCGTCCAAGATCCGAGGCTCAAATTTTGGGGCTATTACAATTTGGAAAGGCACTAGGCTGACTTTATAAAGTAACAGCTATCCTGATTGTCTTTTAGGGTGCTGGGTGCCTCATCT
Proteins encoded in this window:
- the LOC135465873 gene encoding transmembrane protein 208-like, whose translation is MPPKQATKGQKQIAEENKSTLNFYQYVTIGVNVIYFSLQILIYWRSFTTTQMLLAALAMSICFGCYQFMANMAKPTYGSSGNLLDGGIDLNMDSGMAEHAKDMILLTCIVQTLSLVSSYFWLLWLLAPTWAFYLLWTNFLGPWFFAPAPEEDEKKTRKMERKMKRN